Proteins encoded in a region of the Podarcis muralis chromosome 2, rPodMur119.hap1.1, whole genome shotgun sequence genome:
- the BRD2 gene encoding bromodomain-containing protein 2 isoform X2 — translation MRILGEGNAGLVGLAVESAPGKRIRKPSLLYEGFESPTMAPVPALQLGPANPPPPEVSNPKKPGRVTNQLQYLHKVVMKALWKHQFAWPFRQPVDALKLGLPDYHKIIKQPMDMGTIKRRLENNYYWSSAECMQDFNTMFTNCYIYNKPTDDIVLMAQTLEKIFLQKVAQMPQEEQEIVITVAKNSHKKGASRAAALLAAANAAAQQVPAISSVSHAQLYPTDIPATLINIPHPSVISTPLLKPLHSTATSQPVLAVPAPTQPVAKKKGVKRKADTTTPTPTAIIATSGGESSPSAAVLETKAAKIPARRESGRPIKPPRKDLPDSQQHQTSKRGKLSEQLKYCNGILKELVSKKHAAYAWPFYKPVDASALGLHDYHEIIKHPMDLSTIKRKMENREYRDAQEFASDVRLMFSNCYKYNPPDHDVVAMARKLQDVFEFSYAKMPDEPIDINPPSTSLPQPGLLMKSSSDDSSSDDDDDDDEEEEEGDDDESSSESSSDSEESSDSEEERANRLAELQEQLRAVHEQLAALSQGPVSKPKKKRDKKDKKKKKKLEKRKGGKAGGEEEAARPHQAQLKKSKKAAGGGGSGGGSSGGKNSKKASAKALPLPAPVLYDSEEEEESKPMTYDEKRQLSLDINKLPGEKLGRVVHIIQSREPSLRDSNPEEIEIDFETLKPSTLRELERYVLSCLRKKPRKPYSETLKKPVGKTKEELALEKKRELEKRLQDVSGQLNSAKKPPKKTNEKPESAQQVAVSRLSASSSSSDSSSSSSSSSSSDTSDSDSS, via the exons GATCCTTGGGGAGGGCAATGCAGGTCTGGTGGGTCTGGCAGTCGAGTCTGCGCCCGGGAAGCGGATCCGCAAGCCGTCGCTTCTGTACGAGGGCTTCGAGAGCCCCACCATGGCCCCCGTCCCGGCCCTTCAGCTGGGCCCAGCCAACCCTCCCCCTCCGGAGGTCTCGAACCCCAAGAAGCCGGGCAGAGTCACCAACCAGCTGCAGTACCTCCACAAAGTGGTGATGAAGGCCCTCTGGAAGCACCAGTTCGCCTGGCCCTTCCGCCAGCCGGTGGATGCCCTCAAGCTGGGTCTTCCG GACTATCACAAGATCATCAAGCAGCCAATGGACATGGGCACCATCAAGCGGCGCCTGGAAAACAACTACTACTGGAGCTCAGCCGAGTGCATGCAGGACTTCAACACCATGTTCACCAATTGCTACATCTACAACAAG CCCACAGATGACATTGTGCTGATGGCCCAAACTCTGGAGAAGATCTTCTTGCAGAAGGTGGCCCAGATGCCTCAAGAGGAGCAGGAGATTGTGATCACCGTGGCCAAGAACAGCCACAAGAAGGGGGCCTCTCGGGCTGCAG CACTCCTGGCAGCAGCCAACGCAGCTGCTCAGCAAGTGCCGGCCATCTCTTCCGTGTCCCACGCCCAGCTCTACCCCACAGACATCCCCGCCACCCTCATCAACATCCCTCACCCGTCAGTCATCTCTACGCCTCTCCTCAAGCCGCTACACTCCACTGCTACCTCCCAGCCGGTGCTGGCGGTGCCTGCCCCAACGCAGCCGGTGGCCAAG AAGAAAGGAGTGAAGCGGAAAGCGGACACGACCACCCCGACCCCCACAGCCATCATCGCCACCAGCGGCGGAGAGTCCTCTCCCTCCGCAGCCGTGCTGGAGACCAAGGCAGCCAAGATCCCGGCCCGGCGGGAGAGCGGGCGCCCCATCAAGCCCCCCCGCAAAGACCTGCCTGACTCCCAGCAGCACCAGACCTCCAAGAGGGGCAAGCTCTCGGAGCAGCTCAAGTACTGCAACGGCATCCTCAAGGAGCTCGTCTCCAAGAAGCACGCTGCCTACGCCTGGCCCTTCTACAAGCCGGTCGACGCCTCCGCCTTGGGCCTCCACGACTACCATGAGATCATCAAGCATCCCATGGACCTCAGCACCATCAAG CGCAAGATGGAGAACCGGGAGTACCGTGACGCCCAGGAGTTTGCTTCTGACGTGCGGCTGATGTTCTCCAACTGCTACAAGTACAACCCCCCTGACCATGACGTGGTGGCCATGGCTCGGAAGTTGCAG GATGTCTTCGAGTTCAGCTATGCCAAGATGCCAGATGAACCCATAGACATCAACCCCCCCTCCACGTCACTCCCACAGCCGGGCCTCCTGATGAAGTCCTCCTCAGACGATTCCTCCAGCGACGacgatgatgacgacgacgaagaggaagaggagggggatgaCGACGAGAGCAGCAGCGAGAGTTCGTCGGACAGCGAGGAGAGTTCCGACTCGGAGGAAGAGCGGGCCAACCGGCTGGCTGAGCTCCAGGAACAG CTGCGGGCAGTGCACGAACAGCTGGCGGCCCTCTCTCAAGGCCCGGTCTCCAAGCCCAAGAAGAAGCGGGACAAgaaggacaagaagaagaagaagaagctggagaAGCGCAAAGGGGGGAAGGCGGGAGGCGAGGAGGAGGCGGCCCGGCCCCACCAGGCCCAGCTCAAGAAGTCCAAGAAGGCAGCGGGCGGAGGTGGCAGTGGAggcggcagcagtggtggcaA GAACTCGAAGAAGGCCAGCGCCAAGGCCCTCCCTCTGCCGGCCCCTGTGCTCTACgactcagaggaggaggaggagagcaagccCATGACGTATGACGAGAAGCGCCAGCTCAGCCTGGACATCAACAAGCTGCCGGGGGAGAAGCTGGGCCGGGTGGTGCACATCATCCAGTCGCGGGAGCCCTCCCTGCGCGACTCCAACCCCGAGGAGATCGAGATTGACTTCGAGACCCTCAAGCCCTCCACCTTACGGGAGCTGGAGCGCTACGTCCTCTCCTGCCTGCGGAAGAAGCCTCGCAAGCCCTACAGCGAGA cCCTGAAGAAGCCGGTGGGCAAGACGAAGGAGGAGCTGGCCCTGGAGAAGAAGCGGGAGCTGGAGAAGCGCCTGCAGGACGTCAGCGGGCAGCTGAACTCTGCTAAGAAGCCCCCCAAGAAAA CCAACGAGAAGCCGGAGTCCGCGCAGCAAGTGGCCGTCTCCCGCCTGAGCGCCAGCAGTTCCAGCTCCGACTCCAGCagttccagctcctcctcctcctcttcggaCACAAGTGACTCTGACTCCAGCTAG
- the BRD2 gene encoding bromodomain-containing protein 2 isoform X1 — MLQNVNPNGKILGEGNAGLVGLAVESAPGKRIRKPSLLYEGFESPTMAPVPALQLGPANPPPPEVSNPKKPGRVTNQLQYLHKVVMKALWKHQFAWPFRQPVDALKLGLPDYHKIIKQPMDMGTIKRRLENNYYWSSAECMQDFNTMFTNCYIYNKPTDDIVLMAQTLEKIFLQKVAQMPQEEQEIVITVAKNSHKKGASRAAALLAAANAAAQQVPAISSVSHAQLYPTDIPATLINIPHPSVISTPLLKPLHSTATSQPVLAVPAPTQPVAKKKGVKRKADTTTPTPTAIIATSGGESSPSAAVLETKAAKIPARRESGRPIKPPRKDLPDSQQHQTSKRGKLSEQLKYCNGILKELVSKKHAAYAWPFYKPVDASALGLHDYHEIIKHPMDLSTIKRKMENREYRDAQEFASDVRLMFSNCYKYNPPDHDVVAMARKLQDVFEFSYAKMPDEPIDINPPSTSLPQPGLLMKSSSDDSSSDDDDDDDEEEEEGDDDESSSESSSDSEESSDSEEERANRLAELQEQLRAVHEQLAALSQGPVSKPKKKRDKKDKKKKKKLEKRKGGKAGGEEEAARPHQAQLKKSKKAAGGGGSGGGSSGGKNSKKASAKALPLPAPVLYDSEEEEESKPMTYDEKRQLSLDINKLPGEKLGRVVHIIQSREPSLRDSNPEEIEIDFETLKPSTLRELERYVLSCLRKKPRKPYSETLKKPVGKTKEELALEKKRELEKRLQDVSGQLNSAKKPPKKTNEKPESAQQVAVSRLSASSSSSDSSSSSSSSSSSDTSDSDSS; from the exons ATGTTGCAGAACGTGAACCCCAACGGCAA GATCCTTGGGGAGGGCAATGCAGGTCTGGTGGGTCTGGCAGTCGAGTCTGCGCCCGGGAAGCGGATCCGCAAGCCGTCGCTTCTGTACGAGGGCTTCGAGAGCCCCACCATGGCCCCCGTCCCGGCCCTTCAGCTGGGCCCAGCCAACCCTCCCCCTCCGGAGGTCTCGAACCCCAAGAAGCCGGGCAGAGTCACCAACCAGCTGCAGTACCTCCACAAAGTGGTGATGAAGGCCCTCTGGAAGCACCAGTTCGCCTGGCCCTTCCGCCAGCCGGTGGATGCCCTCAAGCTGGGTCTTCCG GACTATCACAAGATCATCAAGCAGCCAATGGACATGGGCACCATCAAGCGGCGCCTGGAAAACAACTACTACTGGAGCTCAGCCGAGTGCATGCAGGACTTCAACACCATGTTCACCAATTGCTACATCTACAACAAG CCCACAGATGACATTGTGCTGATGGCCCAAACTCTGGAGAAGATCTTCTTGCAGAAGGTGGCCCAGATGCCTCAAGAGGAGCAGGAGATTGTGATCACCGTGGCCAAGAACAGCCACAAGAAGGGGGCCTCTCGGGCTGCAG CACTCCTGGCAGCAGCCAACGCAGCTGCTCAGCAAGTGCCGGCCATCTCTTCCGTGTCCCACGCCCAGCTCTACCCCACAGACATCCCCGCCACCCTCATCAACATCCCTCACCCGTCAGTCATCTCTACGCCTCTCCTCAAGCCGCTACACTCCACTGCTACCTCCCAGCCGGTGCTGGCGGTGCCTGCCCCAACGCAGCCGGTGGCCAAG AAGAAAGGAGTGAAGCGGAAAGCGGACACGACCACCCCGACCCCCACAGCCATCATCGCCACCAGCGGCGGAGAGTCCTCTCCCTCCGCAGCCGTGCTGGAGACCAAGGCAGCCAAGATCCCGGCCCGGCGGGAGAGCGGGCGCCCCATCAAGCCCCCCCGCAAAGACCTGCCTGACTCCCAGCAGCACCAGACCTCCAAGAGGGGCAAGCTCTCGGAGCAGCTCAAGTACTGCAACGGCATCCTCAAGGAGCTCGTCTCCAAGAAGCACGCTGCCTACGCCTGGCCCTTCTACAAGCCGGTCGACGCCTCCGCCTTGGGCCTCCACGACTACCATGAGATCATCAAGCATCCCATGGACCTCAGCACCATCAAG CGCAAGATGGAGAACCGGGAGTACCGTGACGCCCAGGAGTTTGCTTCTGACGTGCGGCTGATGTTCTCCAACTGCTACAAGTACAACCCCCCTGACCATGACGTGGTGGCCATGGCTCGGAAGTTGCAG GATGTCTTCGAGTTCAGCTATGCCAAGATGCCAGATGAACCCATAGACATCAACCCCCCCTCCACGTCACTCCCACAGCCGGGCCTCCTGATGAAGTCCTCCTCAGACGATTCCTCCAGCGACGacgatgatgacgacgacgaagaggaagaggagggggatgaCGACGAGAGCAGCAGCGAGAGTTCGTCGGACAGCGAGGAGAGTTCCGACTCGGAGGAAGAGCGGGCCAACCGGCTGGCTGAGCTCCAGGAACAG CTGCGGGCAGTGCACGAACAGCTGGCGGCCCTCTCTCAAGGCCCGGTCTCCAAGCCCAAGAAGAAGCGGGACAAgaaggacaagaagaagaagaagaagctggagaAGCGCAAAGGGGGGAAGGCGGGAGGCGAGGAGGAGGCGGCCCGGCCCCACCAGGCCCAGCTCAAGAAGTCCAAGAAGGCAGCGGGCGGAGGTGGCAGTGGAggcggcagcagtggtggcaA GAACTCGAAGAAGGCCAGCGCCAAGGCCCTCCCTCTGCCGGCCCCTGTGCTCTACgactcagaggaggaggaggagagcaagccCATGACGTATGACGAGAAGCGCCAGCTCAGCCTGGACATCAACAAGCTGCCGGGGGAGAAGCTGGGCCGGGTGGTGCACATCATCCAGTCGCGGGAGCCCTCCCTGCGCGACTCCAACCCCGAGGAGATCGAGATTGACTTCGAGACCCTCAAGCCCTCCACCTTACGGGAGCTGGAGCGCTACGTCCTCTCCTGCCTGCGGAAGAAGCCTCGCAAGCCCTACAGCGAGA cCCTGAAGAAGCCGGTGGGCAAGACGAAGGAGGAGCTGGCCCTGGAGAAGAAGCGGGAGCTGGAGAAGCGCCTGCAGGACGTCAGCGGGCAGCTGAACTCTGCTAAGAAGCCCCCCAAGAAAA CCAACGAGAAGCCGGAGTCCGCGCAGCAAGTGGCCGTCTCCCGCCTGAGCGCCAGCAGTTCCAGCTCCGACTCCAGCagttccagctcctcctcctcctcttcggaCACAAGTGACTCTGACTCCAGCTAG
- the BRD2 gene encoding bromodomain-containing protein 2 isoform X3, with protein MLQNVNPNGKILGEGNAGLVGLAVESAPGKRIRKPSLLYEGFESPTMAPVPALQLGPANPPPPEVSNPKKPGRVTNQLQYLHKVVMKALWKHQFAWPFRQPVDALKLGLPDYHKIIKQPMDMGTIKRRLENNYYWSSAECMQDFNTMFTNCYIYNKPTDDIVLMAQTLEKIFLQKVAQMPQEEQEIVITVAKNSHKKGASRAAALLAAANAAAQQVPAISSVSHAQLYPTDIPATLINIPHPSVISTPLLKPLHSTATSQPVLAVPAPTQPVAKKKGVKRKADTTTPTPTAIIATSGGESSPSAAVLETKAAKIPARRESGRPIKPPRKDLPDSQQHQTSKRGKLSEQLKYCNGILKELVSKKHAAYAWPFYKPVDASALGLHDYHEIIKHPMDLSTIKRKMENREYRDAQEFASDVRLMFSNCYKYNPPDHDVVAMARKLQPGLLMKSSSDDSSSDDDDDDDEEEEEGDDDESSSESSSDSEESSDSEEERANRLAELQEQLRAVHEQLAALSQGPVSKPKKKRDKKDKKKKKKLEKRKGGKAGGEEEAARPHQAQLKKSKKAAGGGGSGGGSSGGKNSKKASAKALPLPAPVLYDSEEEEESKPMTYDEKRQLSLDINKLPGEKLGRVVHIIQSREPSLRDSNPEEIEIDFETLKPSTLRELERYVLSCLRKKPRKPYSETLKKPVGKTKEELALEKKRELEKRLQDVSGQLNSAKKPPKKTNEKPESAQQVAVSRLSASSSSSDSSSSSSSSSSSDTSDSDSS; from the exons ATGTTGCAGAACGTGAACCCCAACGGCAA GATCCTTGGGGAGGGCAATGCAGGTCTGGTGGGTCTGGCAGTCGAGTCTGCGCCCGGGAAGCGGATCCGCAAGCCGTCGCTTCTGTACGAGGGCTTCGAGAGCCCCACCATGGCCCCCGTCCCGGCCCTTCAGCTGGGCCCAGCCAACCCTCCCCCTCCGGAGGTCTCGAACCCCAAGAAGCCGGGCAGAGTCACCAACCAGCTGCAGTACCTCCACAAAGTGGTGATGAAGGCCCTCTGGAAGCACCAGTTCGCCTGGCCCTTCCGCCAGCCGGTGGATGCCCTCAAGCTGGGTCTTCCG GACTATCACAAGATCATCAAGCAGCCAATGGACATGGGCACCATCAAGCGGCGCCTGGAAAACAACTACTACTGGAGCTCAGCCGAGTGCATGCAGGACTTCAACACCATGTTCACCAATTGCTACATCTACAACAAG CCCACAGATGACATTGTGCTGATGGCCCAAACTCTGGAGAAGATCTTCTTGCAGAAGGTGGCCCAGATGCCTCAAGAGGAGCAGGAGATTGTGATCACCGTGGCCAAGAACAGCCACAAGAAGGGGGCCTCTCGGGCTGCAG CACTCCTGGCAGCAGCCAACGCAGCTGCTCAGCAAGTGCCGGCCATCTCTTCCGTGTCCCACGCCCAGCTCTACCCCACAGACATCCCCGCCACCCTCATCAACATCCCTCACCCGTCAGTCATCTCTACGCCTCTCCTCAAGCCGCTACACTCCACTGCTACCTCCCAGCCGGTGCTGGCGGTGCCTGCCCCAACGCAGCCGGTGGCCAAG AAGAAAGGAGTGAAGCGGAAAGCGGACACGACCACCCCGACCCCCACAGCCATCATCGCCACCAGCGGCGGAGAGTCCTCTCCCTCCGCAGCCGTGCTGGAGACCAAGGCAGCCAAGATCCCGGCCCGGCGGGAGAGCGGGCGCCCCATCAAGCCCCCCCGCAAAGACCTGCCTGACTCCCAGCAGCACCAGACCTCCAAGAGGGGCAAGCTCTCGGAGCAGCTCAAGTACTGCAACGGCATCCTCAAGGAGCTCGTCTCCAAGAAGCACGCTGCCTACGCCTGGCCCTTCTACAAGCCGGTCGACGCCTCCGCCTTGGGCCTCCACGACTACCATGAGATCATCAAGCATCCCATGGACCTCAGCACCATCAAG CGCAAGATGGAGAACCGGGAGTACCGTGACGCCCAGGAGTTTGCTTCTGACGTGCGGCTGATGTTCTCCAACTGCTACAAGTACAACCCCCCTGACCATGACGTGGTGGCCATGGCTCGGAAGTTGCAG CCGGGCCTCCTGATGAAGTCCTCCTCAGACGATTCCTCCAGCGACGacgatgatgacgacgacgaagaggaagaggagggggatgaCGACGAGAGCAGCAGCGAGAGTTCGTCGGACAGCGAGGAGAGTTCCGACTCGGAGGAAGAGCGGGCCAACCGGCTGGCTGAGCTCCAGGAACAG CTGCGGGCAGTGCACGAACAGCTGGCGGCCCTCTCTCAAGGCCCGGTCTCCAAGCCCAAGAAGAAGCGGGACAAgaaggacaagaagaagaagaagaagctggagaAGCGCAAAGGGGGGAAGGCGGGAGGCGAGGAGGAGGCGGCCCGGCCCCACCAGGCCCAGCTCAAGAAGTCCAAGAAGGCAGCGGGCGGAGGTGGCAGTGGAggcggcagcagtggtggcaA GAACTCGAAGAAGGCCAGCGCCAAGGCCCTCCCTCTGCCGGCCCCTGTGCTCTACgactcagaggaggaggaggagagcaagccCATGACGTATGACGAGAAGCGCCAGCTCAGCCTGGACATCAACAAGCTGCCGGGGGAGAAGCTGGGCCGGGTGGTGCACATCATCCAGTCGCGGGAGCCCTCCCTGCGCGACTCCAACCCCGAGGAGATCGAGATTGACTTCGAGACCCTCAAGCCCTCCACCTTACGGGAGCTGGAGCGCTACGTCCTCTCCTGCCTGCGGAAGAAGCCTCGCAAGCCCTACAGCGAGA cCCTGAAGAAGCCGGTGGGCAAGACGAAGGAGGAGCTGGCCCTGGAGAAGAAGCGGGAGCTGGAGAAGCGCCTGCAGGACGTCAGCGGGCAGCTGAACTCTGCTAAGAAGCCCCCCAAGAAAA CCAACGAGAAGCCGGAGTCCGCGCAGCAAGTGGCCGTCTCCCGCCTGAGCGCCAGCAGTTCCAGCTCCGACTCCAGCagttccagctcctcctcctcctcttcggaCACAAGTGACTCTGACTCCAGCTAG
- the BRD2 gene encoding bromodomain-containing protein 2 isoform X4: MAPVPALQLGPANPPPPEVSNPKKPGRVTNQLQYLHKVVMKALWKHQFAWPFRQPVDALKLGLPDYHKIIKQPMDMGTIKRRLENNYYWSSAECMQDFNTMFTNCYIYNKPTDDIVLMAQTLEKIFLQKVAQMPQEEQEIVITVAKNSHKKGASRAAALLAAANAAAQQVPAISSVSHAQLYPTDIPATLINIPHPSVISTPLLKPLHSTATSQPVLAVPAPTQPVAKKKGVKRKADTTTPTPTAIIATSGGESSPSAAVLETKAAKIPARRESGRPIKPPRKDLPDSQQHQTSKRGKLSEQLKYCNGILKELVSKKHAAYAWPFYKPVDASALGLHDYHEIIKHPMDLSTIKRKMENREYRDAQEFASDVRLMFSNCYKYNPPDHDVVAMARKLQDVFEFSYAKMPDEPIDINPPSTSLPQPGLLMKSSSDDSSSDDDDDDDEEEEEGDDDESSSESSSDSEESSDSEEERANRLAELQEQLRAVHEQLAALSQGPVSKPKKKRDKKDKKKKKKLEKRKGGKAGGEEEAARPHQAQLKKSKKAAGGGGSGGGSSGGKNSKKASAKALPLPAPVLYDSEEEEESKPMTYDEKRQLSLDINKLPGEKLGRVVHIIQSREPSLRDSNPEEIEIDFETLKPSTLRELERYVLSCLRKKPRKPYSETLKKPVGKTKEELALEKKRELEKRLQDVSGQLNSAKKPPKKTNEKPESAQQVAVSRLSASSSSSDSSSSSSSSSSSDTSDSDSS; this comes from the exons ATGGCCCCCGTCCCGGCCCTTCAGCTGGGCCCAGCCAACCCTCCCCCTCCGGAGGTCTCGAACCCCAAGAAGCCGGGCAGAGTCACCAACCAGCTGCAGTACCTCCACAAAGTGGTGATGAAGGCCCTCTGGAAGCACCAGTTCGCCTGGCCCTTCCGCCAGCCGGTGGATGCCCTCAAGCTGGGTCTTCCG GACTATCACAAGATCATCAAGCAGCCAATGGACATGGGCACCATCAAGCGGCGCCTGGAAAACAACTACTACTGGAGCTCAGCCGAGTGCATGCAGGACTTCAACACCATGTTCACCAATTGCTACATCTACAACAAG CCCACAGATGACATTGTGCTGATGGCCCAAACTCTGGAGAAGATCTTCTTGCAGAAGGTGGCCCAGATGCCTCAAGAGGAGCAGGAGATTGTGATCACCGTGGCCAAGAACAGCCACAAGAAGGGGGCCTCTCGGGCTGCAG CACTCCTGGCAGCAGCCAACGCAGCTGCTCAGCAAGTGCCGGCCATCTCTTCCGTGTCCCACGCCCAGCTCTACCCCACAGACATCCCCGCCACCCTCATCAACATCCCTCACCCGTCAGTCATCTCTACGCCTCTCCTCAAGCCGCTACACTCCACTGCTACCTCCCAGCCGGTGCTGGCGGTGCCTGCCCCAACGCAGCCGGTGGCCAAG AAGAAAGGAGTGAAGCGGAAAGCGGACACGACCACCCCGACCCCCACAGCCATCATCGCCACCAGCGGCGGAGAGTCCTCTCCCTCCGCAGCCGTGCTGGAGACCAAGGCAGCCAAGATCCCGGCCCGGCGGGAGAGCGGGCGCCCCATCAAGCCCCCCCGCAAAGACCTGCCTGACTCCCAGCAGCACCAGACCTCCAAGAGGGGCAAGCTCTCGGAGCAGCTCAAGTACTGCAACGGCATCCTCAAGGAGCTCGTCTCCAAGAAGCACGCTGCCTACGCCTGGCCCTTCTACAAGCCGGTCGACGCCTCCGCCTTGGGCCTCCACGACTACCATGAGATCATCAAGCATCCCATGGACCTCAGCACCATCAAG CGCAAGATGGAGAACCGGGAGTACCGTGACGCCCAGGAGTTTGCTTCTGACGTGCGGCTGATGTTCTCCAACTGCTACAAGTACAACCCCCCTGACCATGACGTGGTGGCCATGGCTCGGAAGTTGCAG GATGTCTTCGAGTTCAGCTATGCCAAGATGCCAGATGAACCCATAGACATCAACCCCCCCTCCACGTCACTCCCACAGCCGGGCCTCCTGATGAAGTCCTCCTCAGACGATTCCTCCAGCGACGacgatgatgacgacgacgaagaggaagaggagggggatgaCGACGAGAGCAGCAGCGAGAGTTCGTCGGACAGCGAGGAGAGTTCCGACTCGGAGGAAGAGCGGGCCAACCGGCTGGCTGAGCTCCAGGAACAG CTGCGGGCAGTGCACGAACAGCTGGCGGCCCTCTCTCAAGGCCCGGTCTCCAAGCCCAAGAAGAAGCGGGACAAgaaggacaagaagaagaagaagaagctggagaAGCGCAAAGGGGGGAAGGCGGGAGGCGAGGAGGAGGCGGCCCGGCCCCACCAGGCCCAGCTCAAGAAGTCCAAGAAGGCAGCGGGCGGAGGTGGCAGTGGAggcggcagcagtggtggcaA GAACTCGAAGAAGGCCAGCGCCAAGGCCCTCCCTCTGCCGGCCCCTGTGCTCTACgactcagaggaggaggaggagagcaagccCATGACGTATGACGAGAAGCGCCAGCTCAGCCTGGACATCAACAAGCTGCCGGGGGAGAAGCTGGGCCGGGTGGTGCACATCATCCAGTCGCGGGAGCCCTCCCTGCGCGACTCCAACCCCGAGGAGATCGAGATTGACTTCGAGACCCTCAAGCCCTCCACCTTACGGGAGCTGGAGCGCTACGTCCTCTCCTGCCTGCGGAAGAAGCCTCGCAAGCCCTACAGCGAGA cCCTGAAGAAGCCGGTGGGCAAGACGAAGGAGGAGCTGGCCCTGGAGAAGAAGCGGGAGCTGGAGAAGCGCCTGCAGGACGTCAGCGGGCAGCTGAACTCTGCTAAGAAGCCCCCCAAGAAAA CCAACGAGAAGCCGGAGTCCGCGCAGCAAGTGGCCGTCTCCCGCCTGAGCGCCAGCAGTTCCAGCTCCGACTCCAGCagttccagctcctcctcctcctcttcggaCACAAGTGACTCTGACTCCAGCTAG